cttgaacttctaaaatgataAATAATGTGAGATAACTATTTTTAGTAACCACGATTGTTAATATGAGACGGATGGAGTAATTACTAGTTTCCAATATAAAATATAACGTTTGTCTAAAAAACAATGGGTGCTTAAGTACCCATAAGGTTCAATGTAGATCCACCCTTGTATGCAAGGAGTGTAAAGTAGGCAACTTACCCCGATGCAAGCATCAATGACTGATTTCATTGCTCGAAtctgtgacctataggtcacatgaGACAACTTAATCGTTGTTCCAAGGCCTTCTAATTTAAAGTTGTTTGACTCTCAAAAAATGAAATTTGTGACATAGTCTATGACTCATAAAAGCGTAAATTTGTGGAATTCTTGAAATGCATAGTTGTGCTTTATTTGGAAGTTAATGCTAAATAATTTTTGTGTCAATGTGAGTAGTTACATAAATTTGCCAATGCACCAAACCATGGAAAACAGTAGTCTAACCAAAACAAGTCGAGTAAGCTAGATCATCCATGAAGCTTTCTATATATTAATATATATTACCCTAATAAGAAAAGAATACTAATACTATAAGCATTTCATAGCATAAACTCTTGTAGTTTAACAAAATAGAAGGGTTTTAAGGCATTAAGTGAAGATAAAACTTAGTGAAAAAAAGGAAAGTGAAATGTAGTGTTTTATTTATTGAGAATAAGCTTTTTAGAGGGCATTGTGGTAATATCACTTGAAGCAAGATTTGATATAAAGAAAGCAAGATGTTTAGGTACGTAGCTTTAAATTAAGTCCAACCTTGGTGATAAGCATCTCACAACAGTAGAAAACAAAGCCGAAAGCCAGAAGGCAAATATTCCATTCCAAAGCATACTTTAAAAGAGAACAAGGAAATCAATGACTACTCCTAAGCAAATGGAGCAACAAGTTGTAAAGATGAAGAACTCAGGGATCATAAGCTACAGCGGGAGTCCAATGATCGACGACAGAGAGGAAGAAATGACAAGATCAGCATTATCTGCAtttcgtgcaaaagaagaagagattgaaaagaagagaaaagaagtaTCTGATAAGGTCCAAGCTCAATTAGGCCGCGTTGAGGAAGAAACTAAGCGTTTAGCTGAAATACGCGAGGTAAGGTTTACAACTTTTTGCTGTAACACCCACTCAATCCACCACAATTATGACACTCAACTTGTAAAACcagattttttttttctccttttaattaGTAGTAGTACTGAAAATCATTTACTAGTACTATGTGTCTATGTTACAATATGTTTATTGTCATATATTAATGTTTTCTTGACAATAGACAATTTTATTTTGTTGCATTTTTCATGGGAAATCTGGTAGAAGCTTGAATCATTTGTTGATCCAGCTGGGAAGGAAGTTACAATAGTGAGGAAGAAGATTGACTTAGTCAACCGTGAATTAAAGCCGTTGGGACAGAGCTGCCAGAGAAAGGTAAAACATTAGActatacctttttttttttaactttaggAAAATTAACTATAGTTACTTTACTAAAAGACAAGGGGACAGACAGACAGACAGTTGGTTCATAGCCGTTGGTAGACTAAAAAAAGGCTTTGGATTCTGTTTTTGTATAGGATCCATAAGAGTTTCTCTCACGTACACACAATATTCATTTATGACCAGAAGCGGACCCAAGCATTTGCAGTGATGGGACAGAACTGCTTAATTAGTACCCCTAAAAGACTTTTATTATTTAGGGTATTAAAATTAATTATATAATCATTTTCAaggtacatatatatatgtatacaaaaTTTCTGTCTAAATTTATAGTATCCCGTAACTCCTCAATATTATTATATGTAGATCTGCCTTAGTTTAGGACCACCAATAGTATTAAGTATTTGAGaacaacaatacaataacaacaacaacgatccagtataatcccacaagtggggtctggggagggtaatatgtacgcagaccttacccctatcccgaagagtagagaggctgtttccaggagaccctcgactcaaaaaaagcaacaggagctgatatattagtaccataaaaatgcataataaaataacagcaatataagagatatgaaatacagaatacgaaatatcTACTTATTAGGGTTACGCTAGTGGCGGAGCCAAAATTTTCATCAAGGGgtttcaaaatataaataattagctATATTGAAAAGTCAAGGGGAGTCAACGTAtagtaaatatatataaaatttaaaaaaaaattatctagcaatataatgtaatttttcgacgaaCCCCTTGGTTcaatgtggctccgccactggGGTTACCTCGAGACAAAGGCAAATCCAGGATATTAAGTCGGTAGTTGAGAATGAGTTTAATCTTATACATTTTAATATCTTTTTATTGTGCATATACGTACTTCTGCCTGAACATCCAATATAAtggtttaaaaaaaatattagtgtGGGGTTGGTGTCTGAAATAGTAAGATGAAATTAATTACTGAATCATGGAATTATAATCTTTATTGACAGGAAAAGGAATACAAGGAAGCCCTTGATGCATTCAATACAAAAAGCAAGGAAAAAGCTCAGCTTCTTACCAAATTAATGGAGGTAATTAGCTTTTGTTTCTTGTCTCATTAAACTAACACTATCATATTTGTAAGTGTATATGTTTGTATTTTTGTAGTTTTAATATATTTCccttttttcttgaaaaaaatgTACAGTTGGTAAGTGAAAGTGAAAAACTGAGGATGAAGAAACTGGAGGAGCTGAACAAACATATAGAATCCCTGCGCTAAGCCATGCTAATACTACTCTTTAACCAAgaatttcttgaattgaattgAAATTGTCACATTGGACTTTTAGTTTGTTACATTCCATGTTTCTTACTTTTGAATCTCATtggttttgttattttttatttttggttttaAGTTTGACAAGTCAGGTCTAATTAACATCCGTAAAAAGATCATGATGTTTGTATTTCTATGAATTCAGATGTAAATTGTGGAGTTGTGTCGTTTGTATGATCATATAATATGACTATATTGAACTGATATTTTTCACTCTTCGAATAGTATTTAGGTTTCTGTTTAATAATGTGTCATCAttaatatatattgatgataCAATTCTGGAAATCTACTCATCTTTTTTGTTGGTTTCTTGCACTCAAATATGTATTTATCTTTCTGTTAGTGTAATAATAGCCAGACCGCAAATATAGAAAGATCATAAGCAAATCCTAAGAGCACATAAATAGATAAGCAGGCAGCTTCATCTTTTATTGCTAAGTTAACTCttacagaagaaaaaaaaacaaatacataAGACATGCACTTAGGCCGCACCAACTAGTGATATTATCCGTTTTAGGCTTAGGCTTGCATGTAACGCACATCTCTGATGTCTAAGGCTTGCGTCCTTATACCTAATATCTCTCCCGTATTTTGTTGATGTGAGAACTCCAAGAATCATTGCCTCAGTTACTGAACTCCAACCACAATGACTCACAAAGCCTCCAATACTTGAATGTATTAGTACATTAGTGTGATATTATCTCACAAAACATGAAGATTTCTCTATGCGTCTAAGTAGCCTATCTTTGTCTGTGATGCCAATTTGAAAAATTGGACATAAATTGGACAAGCTTCAAAAAGGAAATTCCATATCAGGATTGATTGCAAAGTGCACCATGTAATCTGTGTTTACTGCACTAGTACTTAATAAAGAAGAGCTTAACTTGTATACTCTGAAAGTGTAACAAAATCTTTACACTAAAAGATAACTACAATCAATGTCCATAAAGAGTTCGATAATATTCTGAAAAATAATGTAGGTTACCTGCTAAAATACTGAGGCTATTATTCTTGGAGTTCCTATCATAAGCAATGTCTATGTAGTATATCCACTTgaagggagccttggcgtaaccggtaaagttgttgtcatgtgaccacaagatcacgggttcgagctgtggaaacagcctcttgcagaaatgcagggtaagactacatacaatagacccttgtggtttgCTTTTCCTCGAACCCCGCACATAGCGAGAGCTAAGTACaccggtgtcacgacccaaaccgatgggccgcgatgggcgcctgagtcttacctgtcaaacacccctaagcatgcgtctaaaatatgaacctgaataacatctgctgcattacaaaattaacctacgtgaaagaagcctgccatcaaggaatatgtacgtatacaggcaaaatacagtgggcgagccggcaaggctgctatagacaactatacatcaaaaactgaaagctgacaaggccacatacaacccaactagacatactgtctacagacctctaacagaaacatagttgtacaaagacgggactgagccacgtcatactcatatacatatatatgtacaaacttatcgtaccaatatcaaaagcagctctggatcaaatggagcacgccaactctcgctgatcagggatcctaagaatggggaccgtcagcttgcctacctgcacctgcgggcatgaaacgcaggccccgtgaaatagggcgtcagtacgaaaaatgtactaagtatgtaagacatggaaattagtacgtaaaagacatagatggaacatggaatactgaaacacatttttaaatttgaataactttgtaaatactgaaacgtttataatgtcatgcacgtgcgtgtaaatgtcatgccatgcatagtgtacataatatcatcaagccactgggggcatcccatcatatcatctcggccactgtgggcaatatcatcaacatataccagctgatcaggtggtggtgcgtatataatgccataaccttttccatatcccatatacatatatatacatacatatatacgcgtatataatgccgtttgaatacatacatatatacgcgtatataacgccgtttgaatcatattttagccactgtgggcaatatcatcatcatataccaactgatcaggtagtgatgcgtatataacgccgtaaccttttcccatatcccatatacatatatttacatatatacgcgtatataacaccaactggttatgggtcaatgcacatgtacgaaatgcatgaaaaatacgtaataatctcaatattccttccggataaatttttccaactgcgttttattttgagactcatgaacagaagaaaataataattctcatggggaatcaagaatatagacacccctactatttctatgaatataataatttatagaaatcgtgtatttgctcgtttctttcgtataatctagaccatgccaaaagaaagaagggagggccttaacatacctggaataggGAAAACTCTatataatattcttggcgaagattgcaccgtactcttttagaatcgcaaaattttacgttgctattaTTTCAACAAATTTGCATTGGAAGTTCTTCAGAATCGAATTTGGCTTCTTCTCCAAACTTATTTGAACTTGAGAAGGAAATTATTTTGCTCCAACATATTTGAATTTTTAAGAAACAGTTTCTGTTCTTTAGCGTTTTTGAAACTAAGAAGGGATTGAATTACTATCTAATGTATATGAAATTTGACTAAGAACCAATTGATTTTCACGTTTCATGCTAAGCacatatgactcttagtcatatgCTTAAATTGTGGTACACTGCCACGTTTCTTTGtggatataattaagtaacttttatccacttattagttaatcgggaaATGTttcgttacctggtaattaatttattacccgcataatttaagaattatcacaaattacttaaaattctatttattttcaaaatacttcatatatattttatatattacactaccgtggtcatatggtactttgtatggtactagtttataattatcgggtattattacttgatccgtattttatcccaacttggccattttcaacgaaactcattttctctaattcgtgcatcctttatccttcatggcacttatttattgcttgttaatacgttaacgtcaagatgatctcatccccgattcTACGTCAGTTGACCGAAgacaaaacttttaacgtacgaaaatgcgagatgtaacatccttccccccttagaaatattcgtcctcgaatgttccactctccgtgatccatataactttggcaaggtcgccttttgtaacaatactactaccaactctccccgtagaagcttaataattcaaCGACACACAGGACAACGACAATAATCAATAGAAGAATTTATACACGCACCttgaggttatgacgtctcagttaGACCCTTCTCTGGAAgaggaaataggtagggatatctagacttcatgtcttcctcggcctcccaagtcatttcttctacattgttgttcctccaaagcactttcacggaggctacttCCTTATTtcgcagcttgcggatttgtcggtctcgtatggcaaccggaattttctcgtatgacaagtcctctgtaatctgtacatcattcgtgggcactactcgggtaggattgccaatgcactttcgtaacatagatacgtgaaaaactggatggacagactccaattccaagggcaattctaactcataagctactcggcccactctccgaataatcctataaggcccaatatactgtgggctaagtttacccttttttccaaatctcatcacacccttcataggcgacaccttcaagaatacccagtcatcagccccgaactctaaatctcgatgTCGCACAtctgaatatgacttctgacgactctgagctgtcaatagtcgatcctggataaactttactttttctatggcttgctgaaccaggtctggcccgtgtaatccagattctccaacgtcgaaccaccctataggtgacctacactttcgtccgtaaagagcttcatatggagccatctgaatgctggaatggtagctattattatatgcgaactcaataaacGGCAGATAaccatcccagctacctttgaagtctattacacaagctcgcaacatatcctccaatgtttgaatagtacgctcagcctgtccgtctgtctggggatgaaatgatgtactaagacttacttgagtccccaatcccttttggaaggacctccaaaagttagctgtaaattgagctcctctatctgagataatagatacaggtacaccatgcagtcatactatctccttaatataaagcctcgcataatcttCTAAGGAATacgtagttctaacgggcagaaaatgggctgactttgtgagcctatcaatgatcacccatattgaatcgaacttacactgggtacgaggtaagcctatgatgaagtccatattgattatttcccatttccaagtgaGAATCTCCATAACCTGCAATAATCCACAGGGTTTTTGATGCTcgatcttaacctgctgacagttagggcactgagcaacaaattctgctatatcctttttcattccgtcccaccaatatatttccctgatgtcatgatacatctttgtcgttcctggatggatagaataacgggaatagtgagtttctcccataacctgccgacgcaaccctgcaacattaggcacacataatcgcccttgatatctgaggaccccatcttcggtAATTacaaacggtgtcttctccttctgaagagtggtatctCTATAATGAATTAGCACgtgatcctcgtactggcgttccttcacttcagttactaaagatgaTGTTGCCGTATCCtaaagagtaattccaatgttacctgagtccagtaactgaactctaagactagctagctgatgaatctcatggGCTGTTCCCCTCTTTCCTGGATGCAAATACgacaagctacccatagatctacggctgagagcatcggcaactacgtttgccttccccggatggtataaaatattaacgtcatagtctttaagtagctccaaccatctcctttgacgaagattcaattccctttgcttgaagatgtactggaggctcttatgatccgtatagatatcaatatgaatgccatacaagtagtgcctccacatctttagtgcatgaatcatcgcagctaactctaaatcgtgggtcgggtagtacTTCTCGTGCCTTCTTAGTTATCTAGAAGCATATGCCACAACCTTACCAtactgcatcagcacacaacccaatccaacgcctgaagcatcgcaatagataacataaccatcggtcccttctggaagcGTTAGAACTGGTGCTGAAGTTAACATGTCCTTTAATGCATGGAAACTCCGTTCAAAAGCATcaatccattgaaactttgctcccttctgagtcaactttgttaaaggtgctgaaagggaaggaaatccttccacaaatctcctgtaatatcctgccaacccaagaaaactacgaaccTTTGTTGGTGTTGTAGGcttaggccaagtctttactgcctcaatcttttgtgtatccaccaggatgccttcacccgaaatgatatgcccaagggaAGTTACAGAGTTCAACCGGAATTCatacttagaaaattttgcatacaacttcctttcttgtagaactctgagcactgTACGCAGATGACCAGCATGCTCATCCTATGaatgagaatataccaatatatcatcaataaatacaattacaaacagatctaagaaaggcctgaacacacggttcatcaaatccatgaatactgctggggcattggtcagaccgaacgacataacccgaaactcaaaatgCCTATATAtagtcctgaatgctgtcttcggaatatcttcatccttaacccttacttgatggtacCCGACTATCTTTGAAAACCACTTGGCActttgcaactgatcaaataagtcgttAATCCtcaggagcgggtacttattcttgatcgtcaccttattcagttgcctataatcaatacacattcttaaggaaccatttttcttccttacaaacaacacaggtgctccccacggtgacgtactaggtctgatataacctttttcaagcaagtcctttagttgttctttcaactctttcagctctgcgggggccattctatagggaggaatagatattgggtgagtatctggtagtaggtcaatagaaaactcaatttctcgctctggcggaagaCCCGGAAGTTCATCATGGAAGGTATCTGGAAACTCATTTACCACAGGGATgaactgaatggttggtgactctacttctaTATCCTGAactcgaactaagtgataaatacagccctttctgatcatcttccttgccttgagataggaaataaatctacctctcggcgatgccgtgttacctttccactccaaaataggctcccccggaaattgaaatcggactatcttcgatctacaatcaacattggcatgacaagaagccaaccaatccatacccattataacatcaaattctaccatatctaactcgattaagtctgctacggtaggtcgaccatgaactattattatacaacccctatatacctgTTTAGCTATCACCGAGTCACCAACAGGTGTAGagacctcaaaaggtttaaccaattcaggttttatttcaaacttactagcaatcaacggagtaacatatgataaggtggaacctgaatcaattagtgcatatacatcatatgaggagactgataatatacctgtaacaacatccggcgatgactcttggtcctgtcgtCCTGCCAATGCATAACTGCAGTTCtgagggctgctcgagctagatgctctgcctctgcctctaccacgactcattggtgcttggggactTTGCTtaggggggcgtactgatgatgaagATCCAGCCACAGATCCCgttggctgagctatgcttgcatcacctctcatcgaaCAATCCCTCATAATGTGGACCGGATAA
The Nicotiana sylvestris chromosome 11, ASM39365v2, whole genome shotgun sequence DNA segment above includes these coding regions:
- the LOC138881602 gene encoding uncharacterized mitochondrial protein AtMg00860-like, whose amino-acid sequence is MRDCSMRGDASIAQPTGSVAGSSSSVRPPKQSPQAPMSRGRGRGRASSSSSPQNCSYALAGRQDQESSPDVVTVLRVLQERKLYAKFSKYEFRLNSVTSLGHIISGEGILVDTQKIEAVKTWPKPTTPTKVRSFLGLAGYYRRFVEGFPSLSAPLTKLTQKGAKFQWIDAFERSFHALKDMLTSAPVLTLPEGTDGYVIYCDASGVGLGCVLMQYGKVVAYASR
- the LOC104244734 gene encoding uncharacterized protein, translated to MTTPKQMEQQVVKMKNSGIISYSGSPMIDDREEEMTRSALSAFRAKEEEIEKKRKEVSDKVQAQLGRVEEETKRLAEIREKLESFVDPAGKEVTIVRKKIDLVNRELKPLGQSCQRKEKEYKEALDAFNTKSKEKAQLLTKLMELVSESEKLRMKKLEELNKHIESLR